AGCGGGTGACCCCCCACACCCTGCGGCACTCCTTCGCCACCCACCTCCTCCAGAATGGTTACGACATTCGTACTGTGCAAGAACTGCTGGGACACAAAGACGTGCGGACGACGATGATCTATACCCACGTTCTCCAGCGCGGGGGCTTGGCCGTGCGCAGCCCACTCGACATGTGACAGCCCAGTAGCATGAGGACTCTACACGAAATGACGCCGAGGCAATTGTCTATCTTGATCCTCTACCCCAGCGCCATCTTTCAGCTTATCTCCTGCGGGGCAAACACCAATCACAGCTTTTCAGCGCAGGCGCGCTATAAGACATTATAGGATCTGAAAAGAGGCTTGTCAAGAGGTCTATCTGATGTTTAAGAACGATTTCTTTTCTGCCCGCTTTCTCTCGTTCCGCCAACAGGGACAGCCAGATTGCCGGAGACACTGTGCACCAGTCGCGCTCATGCACGCCTCAACGATGCCCCTACCTCGAAATCGGCTTCGGACAGGCGCGATATGCTGGAGTAGTTAAAGACCATAGCTCCAAAACCCGGATCTACACCGGATAAGAACCTAAAGCCCAGCCCCAGAGTGGAATTGAAACGGCGGTTTAGGGACGGCCCGAGCCGAGCTGTGCGCGCATCTGCCTTCATCTCCTATCCCATAGGGGAGGATAGCCGGGGTGGGAAGCCAGAGACTATCGTCCACCCGCGCGCGCCTTAGATCGCCTGCCCGGTGAGGCCATCCTATCTGAGCGCAGGAGCCGGTGAGGCAGCTCCCACAGAGTGCTTTCCTCTAACCCGACGATCATCAGGAATAACAAGAGGTCTACAATAATAAGGGCAAGGATATCCAGTGCCAGATCCATCTGCGTCTCCTCAGTTCACTTTCTCATCACACACCTGATCTCAAGGGCGCCCTCCGCACCATAGTCAACAGCCAAGATGCAGGGAACCTGGCTCGCAACCTGATCCAAGCCGGCTTCGGAGCCACATAAGTCCCCATGTTCTCTAAAGCCCTCCCCATCAACTTCTCCATCTACCGAAACATGTCCAACTCCCGCGGGCGCAAAAGCTCGGATAGACACCCGCTGCCGGCTTGATAAGGCGCCCCGCGTACAATGATAACTGGCGTGCCCTCCGCTGCCTGTCCCATCAGCAGTGACGCTGCCGCAGCGATCTCATCCGCGGTGCCGACCTGGGTCACGCGTAACGCTCGGCCATACCGATCCGGCCAGCCTCGCAGATCGCTCAAAGGGCGCATCCCCGCCACGCCGATGGCAACCCCCACGGTCCCCAACCGCCATGCCCGGCCATGCGAGTCGATGATCAGCACAGCTACTTCAACTCCCAGCCGTTGGCACAGCCCCTCTCGCAGCCGCCGCGCCGAGGTATCCGGATCCTCCGGCAATAACAATGCCCAAGCGTCTGCCTCATTGCCCACGCAGACGTTGGAATGGTCCACGCCTGCGTTGGCGCATACGAACCCTAGACGGTGTTCCACGATGATCAGATCCCGCCGCGCCCGAAGGATCTCTCTTGACTCGCGCAGGATCAGCTCGACCAGACGCGGGTCTTTCCCTGTTTTCTCAGCCCATGCCATCGCCTCCGCTGACGGGGCCACGTCCTTCAGGGCGACCATGCGCCCTTCGGCCTTGGAGACGATCTTCTGAGCGACCGCGACCACATCGCCATCCTGTAAGGGGTAGCCAGCCCGCTCCAACGCCTGCGCGATGATCTCGGCGAGATCGTCCCCAGGCCTGATATCAGGGATGCCAGGCACCGCAGTAAGAGTCACCTGCCTTAACGTCATAGCCATCTCGCCTTTGATCGCAGACCGGATGAAGGTCGAGCGATGTTCGACCCAATCCGTCGCTATCGCTCCCGATCGAGTCCGGTAATCCGAATCCCTGCGCCTCGGATCTTGTATCGCCGGCTGAGCCCGATGAGGATCGGCGTCAGCCCTTCGACCACTACCGCGTTTTGCAGCGGGCCGGCGTCCAGGCCCCGCATCCCGGCCTTCTCCGCCAGCGCAATGGCCACCGCTTTGGCCCCAACATCATCGCCGCAGACCAGCACATCACAGTCCACGGGATGGGTGGGGTCCTGGAGATGCTCAGCCGAAACGTTTTGGAACGCGCATACCACGCGCACACCTGGCCCCAGAAGTGCCTGCGCTTCCTCGGTAGCCGATCTCCCCTCTGGCAGCCAGACCTGGCCAACCTTGGA
Above is a window of Anaerolineae bacterium DNA encoding:
- the npdG gene encoding NADPH-dependent F420 reductase, translated to MNIEIGIIAILGGTGREGSGLALRWAAAGLDVILGSRQQEKAEQKAAELNRRLGQTVVRGMENRVAAMTADTIVLTVPYSAHAATLEHIKDVIQGKVLVDVTVPLRPSKVGQVWLPEGRSATEEAQALLGPGVRVVCAFQNVSAEHLQDPTHPVDCDVLVCGDDVGAKAVAIALAEKAGMRGLDAGPLQNAVVVEGLTPILIGLSRRYKIRGAGIRITGLDRER
- the cofE gene encoding coenzyme F420-0:L-glutamate ligase, whose product is MAMTLRQVTLTAVPGIPDIRPGDDLAEIIAQALERAGYPLQDGDVVAVAQKIVSKAEGRMVALKDVAPSAEAMAWAEKTGKDPRLVELILRESREILRARRDLIIVEHRLGFVCANAGVDHSNVCVGNEADAWALLLPEDPDTSARRLREGLCQRLGVEVAVLIIDSHGRAWRLGTVGVAIGVAGMRPLSDLRGWPDRYGRALRVTQVGTADEIAAAASLLMGQAAEGTPVIIVRGAPYQAGSGCLSELLRPRELDMFR